A portion of the Lolium rigidum isolate FL_2022 chromosome 1, APGP_CSIRO_Lrig_0.1, whole genome shotgun sequence genome contains these proteins:
- the LOC124675878 gene encoding transcription factor bHLH167-like, whose product MEVKEKAKAEMVVKKTRMNSSTTTAPVERKETEKERRQHMKELYAKLASLIPKEHCSSTDTLTLLGSLDEAVTYIKRLKYRVDELHKRRSSAQYVARLRGGACSAVSTMMSGGIGSELEVEKEEKGLLAPVVEVRYHNDSTMDVMLICSVKRPIKLHEVIAIHQEEGAEIVNANHSVARHKIFYSIHSRAFSSRIGIDVSRVSERLGALVYNG is encoded by the exons atggaggtaaaggAGAAGGCTAAGGCAGAAATGGTAGTGAAGAAAACCAGGATGAACAGCAGCACGACGACTGCGCCAGTGGAGAGGAAGGAGACGGAGAAGGAGAGGAGGCAGCACATGAAGGAGCTTTATGCAAAGCTTGCCTCCTTAATCCCAAAAGAACACTGCTCCTCCACT gatacaTTGACATTGTTGGGCAGCTTGGATGAAGCAGTAACATACATCAAAAGGCTCAAGTATAGGGTTGACGAGCTACACAAAAGGAGGAGCTCTGCACAATATGTGGCTAGATTAAGAGGAGGAGCTTGTAGTGCCGTCTCGACGATGATGAGTGGTGGCATAGGGTCAGAGTTAGAAGTtgagaaagaagaaaaagggtTGCTTGCACCGGTAGTGGAGGTTCGGTATCACAACGATTCGACAATGGACGTGATGCTGATATGCAGCGTAAAGAGACCGATAAAGCTCCATGAGGTGATCGCCATACACCAGGAAGAAGGCGCGGAGATTGTCAATGCAAACCATTCCGTGGCTAGGCATAAAATATTCTACAGCATACACTCCAGG GCTTTCAGCTCAAGAATTGGCATTGATGTTTCAAGGGTCTCAGAAAGACTGGGAGCATTGGTATATAATGGATAA